GGCCTGATCTTGCGCGCCGGCGTTCCGGAGACCAGCACGATGCAGCCGTCATCCGGCAGATGGCCGGCGCCGAAGCGCACGACGTTGGCATAGCCCCAGAGCTTGTCGAACGAGCGCTGGTAACCGTCCATGTCCATTTCCAGAAAGGGGCCGACCGCGCGCGCGCCGCCCGTCGCCGCACTGATGAGGATATCGAAGGGCGCCAGCTTCTCGAACAGCGCCTGCACGGCGCCGCGGTCGCGAACATCGCACTTCTCCAACGTGATTCCCGGACCGGGGTCTCCCGCCTTCGAGGGATCGCGGCTGATCGCGACCACGCTCGCCCCCGCGTCGGCCAGTCGCCGCGCCGTCGCCAGCCCAATGCCCGAGGTACCGCCGAAGACGATGGCCTTCTTGCCCTTCACATCCACCTTTCACTCTCCCCCGTCCGCTGTCATCGAAACGCCTTGCCGCCGACCATGCAACGGCCGGCGAAGCGATGCAATCGGCAAGCCGTCATCGCCCGCACTAGCAGCGCAGCCCGGCCTGGGCGAAAATGTCATCCTCCGCAATGAGCAGGCACTGAACACAGGAAGGGGAAATTACAATGGCCAGCGGCTTCGTGAGATTGCTTCCCGGCGGCGACCCGGCGACCGGTTTGCAGCCCTCGGACATGGTCGCGCCGGAAGCCTTCACCGGCGACGACAAGACGGAAGTGAACCACGCTTTCTTCGCGACCCAGGACGAGTCGATCCTGTCGGGAGTCTGGGAGTGCGCCCCCTGCCTGGAGGAGATCGAGAGCTACCCGGTGCACGAGATGATGAGCGTGATCTCCGGCTCGGTCACCCTGACCGACGCCGAGGGCAAGTCCGAGACCTTTACGGCAGGCGATGTCTTCTTCGTGCCCAAGGGCACCAAGTGCACCTGGCACATCACCGAGACGCTGCGCAAGTTCTACATGATCGCCGCTTAGGCAGAC
This portion of the Kiloniellales bacterium genome encodes:
- a CDS encoding cupin domain-containing protein, with protein sequence MASGFVRLLPGGDPATGLQPSDMVAPEAFTGDDKTEVNHAFFATQDESILSGVWECAPCLEEIESYPVHEMMSVISGSVTLTDAEGKSETFTAGDVFFVPKGTKCTWHITETLRKFYMIAA
- a CDS encoding SDR family oxidoreductase, which translates into the protein MDVKGKKAIVFGGTSGIGLATARRLADAGASVVAISRDPSKAGDPGPGITLEKCDVRDRGAVQALFEKLAPFDILISAATGGARAVGPFLEMDMDGYQRSFDKLWGYANVVRFGAGHLPDDGCIVLVSGTPARKIRPGQIAIGSVGGAVEAFVRGVTPELAPRRINVVAPGLIDTPMVSLEGAEREAHYKKATADILIPRAGTADEIAQAIMLVVTNDFMTGSTIDVDGGLLLS